The following proteins are co-located in the Desulfonatronum thiodismutans genome:
- a CDS encoding HDOD domain-containing protein, whose translation MGIDRDRQARSSGITASLRSMISHIEELPVLPTVAVRALTLSMRDDVDLTQLARVMEADPVLTAKILRLVNNAQAGLPTRVGTVKQAVALAGLNQVRCALLGVLVKDYLPETEPKIADMSKLLWTHSLVTAVLADLIAAKTFPELRETAFVGGLLHDIGKLVIMDIFPDIALQIDELRKERCLSTMEAEFKILDTDHCTVGKILAQHWKLPEELVDCIWLHHHRLGSMDRSSLNWEVTAIVSLANHLAKEMLCDVPERSNEDSLIEALLTALNLEQAEVAALRGEARREYELKAAFFDLESDLSIVFHQIIQKANRSLAELGIELDVKNTRLSKMNALLGLANKIGLDLGNVHNKTDLFQALAQAFNGFSAVPVGIFYTIDHETRELEGVVWIDGGRKRRLLCFTDRNGTPIWEQTDQNLPPDLCRILANAKQRLHYDRTIAQSFSSPFLIFSFGMENCYFAELCISLAQEYRPHPQDNFTGFSQIAQLLRSSLENVLLFESLQCKKEDLAQALWRTEQINHQLIQTERLAAVGQLAAGAAHEINNPLAIISARAQLLELKEQDEKRKQELALISVQIERISKILTNLMDFARPAPPNLQKINIHLVLDRVLELVATNFRKYKITLVKQYDDRIVPIKADPNQLEQVFLNLIINAQHAMEEKGGQLTVVTEFLANQQAVLIRIQDQGVGIARENLKKIFDPFFSTKAEGKGTGLGLSTSLGIINNHFGKIDIDSTPGKGTTFSVELPVDISALRPMQSEACTSSATSLGLRPRILVVDDEEHIRDVLKETLENEGFEVMTANNGNMGRDMLEAERFDLLLLDIKMPYRDGLSLLRELRASPTNAGLQVLVITGTASPDEMGEIANHSCKCLRKPFHIKKLLAEVHFCLRKTDG comes from the coding sequence ATGGGTATTGATCGCGACCGTCAGGCCCGGTCTTCGGGTATAACCGCCTCTCTGCGCTCCATGATTTCACATATTGAGGAACTGCCGGTGTTGCCCACCGTGGCGGTGCGGGCGCTGACCCTCTCGATGCGAGACGACGTCGATTTGACTCAACTTGCGCGGGTAATGGAAGCAGACCCCGTGCTTACGGCAAAAATCCTGCGCTTGGTAAACAACGCCCAAGCCGGTTTGCCGACACGTGTCGGAACGGTCAAACAGGCCGTCGCCCTGGCCGGATTGAACCAAGTCCGGTGTGCCCTGCTGGGCGTTTTGGTCAAGGATTACCTGCCTGAGACTGAGCCGAAAATCGCCGACATGTCCAAATTGTTGTGGACCCACAGTCTGGTTACAGCCGTGCTGGCCGATCTCATAGCGGCAAAAACATTTCCGGAGCTTCGGGAAACGGCTTTTGTCGGCGGTCTGCTGCATGATATCGGCAAATTGGTCATAATGGACATTTTTCCGGATATCGCACTGCAGATCGACGAGTTGCGCAAGGAAAGATGCTTGAGCACCATGGAGGCGGAATTCAAAATACTGGATACCGATCACTGCACGGTGGGCAAGATACTCGCGCAACACTGGAAGTTGCCTGAAGAGCTGGTGGATTGCATTTGGCTGCACCATCACAGGCTTGGCTCCATGGATCGGTCTTCCTTGAATTGGGAAGTGACGGCCATTGTCTCGCTGGCCAACCATCTGGCCAAGGAAATGCTTTGCGACGTGCCTGAACGGAGCAATGAGGACAGCCTCATCGAGGCATTGCTGACGGCGTTGAACCTGGAGCAGGCCGAAGTGGCCGCTCTTCGGGGAGAGGCTAGGCGGGAATATGAACTAAAAGCCGCTTTTTTTGATCTGGAGAGTGATCTCAGCATTGTCTTTCACCAAATTATCCAGAAGGCCAACAGAAGCCTGGCCGAGTTGGGCATCGAACTGGACGTGAAAAACACCAGACTTTCCAAGATGAACGCTCTGCTGGGCCTGGCCAACAAAATCGGGCTCGACCTCGGCAATGTTCACAACAAAACCGATCTTTTTCAGGCACTCGCCCAGGCTTTTAACGGCTTTTCCGCCGTTCCCGTGGGCATCTTCTACACCATTGATCACGAAACGCGTGAGCTTGAGGGGGTCGTATGGATCGATGGCGGAAGAAAACGAAGGCTGCTCTGCTTCACCGATCGCAATGGCACCCCCATCTGGGAACAAACTGACCAGAATCTTCCCCCGGATCTTTGCAGGATACTGGCTAACGCCAAACAACGCCTCCATTACGATCGAACCATCGCCCAAAGCTTTTCCTCTCCTTTTTTGATCTTCAGCTTTGGCATGGAAAATTGTTATTTCGCGGAACTGTGTATTTCTTTGGCCCAGGAGTATCGCCCTCATCCACAGGACAATTTTACCGGCTTCTCCCAGATCGCCCAGCTCCTTCGCTCTTCCCTGGAAAACGTACTGCTGTTCGAGAGTCTTCAGTGCAAAAAGGAGGATCTCGCCCAGGCCCTCTGGCGAACTGAACAGATCAATCATCAATTGATCCAGACGGAACGCCTGGCCGCTGTTGGCCAGCTGGCAGCCGGCGCGGCCCATGAAATCAACAACCCTCTGGCGATCATTTCCGCTCGTGCTCAACTCCTTGAACTTAAAGAGCAAGATGAAAAAAGGAAACAGGAATTGGCGTTGATTTCCGTGCAAATTGAAAGAATCAGCAAAATATTGACGAACCTGATGGATTTTGCCCGCCCCGCTCCGCCAAACCTTCAGAAAATCAATATTCATCTCGTCCTGGACCGTGTGCTCGAACTGGTCGCGACCAATTTTCGCAAGTATAAGATCACCTTGGTAAAACAGTACGATGATCGGATCGTGCCGATCAAGGCCGACCCCAATCAACTTGAACAGGTTTTCCTGAACCTGATTATCAATGCCCAACATGCCATGGAGGAAAAGGGAGGGCAGCTGACCGTGGTCACGGAATTTTTGGCCAACCAGCAGGCCGTCTTGATACGAATTCAGGACCAGGGAGTCGGGATTGCCAGAGAAAATTTGAAAAAGATCTTTGATCCCTTCTTCTCAACCAAGGCCGAGGGCAAGGGGACCGGCCTTGGTCTTTCCACATCCTTGGGGATCATCAACAACCATTTCGGCAAGATCGATATCGACAGCACTCCGGGAAAAGGGACTACTTTCAGCGTTGAACTCCCCGTGGACATTTCCGCGCTGCGCCCGATGCAATCCGAAGCATGCACCTCTTCCGCCACATCGCTGGGGCTTCGTCCCAGGATATTGGTCGTGGACGATGAAGAACATATCCGGGATGTGCTCAAGGAAACCCTGGAAAACGAGGGTTTTGAAGTGATGACCGCGAACAACGGCAATATGGGGCGGGACATGCTGGAGGCAGAGCGATTCGATCTCTTGCTCCTGGACATCAAGATGCCTTATCGAGATGGGTTATCCCTTTTGCGGGAGCTTCGCGCCTCGCCAACGAATGCGGGACTGCAGGTGCTCGTTATTACCGGTACGGCGTCGCCTGATGAAATGGGAGAAATTGCCAACCACAGCTGCAAATGTCTGCGCAAGCCGTTTCATATCAAGAAACTTCTCGCCGAAGTGCATTTTTGTCTTCGTAAGACCGATGGCTGA
- the tgt gene encoding tRNA guanosine(34) transglycosylase Tgt has protein sequence MTTPGTFHILATDGQARTATLATAHGTIRTPVFMPVGTVGCVKALSPDDLLDLKAQIILGNTYHLYLLPGDDLVARRGGLHAFSGWNGPILTDSGGFQVFSLQSLRKISEDGVEFRSHRDGSKHFFSPEKVVSIQRNLGSDIMMVLDECVPYGADKAYTAKSLGLTTRWAARCRQAYPQGSGNQLQFGIVQGGFFPDLRTESARQICDLPFDGFAIGGLSVGESKPLMLEIMRHTAPLLPPDKPRYLMGVGTPMDILDGIEAGIDMFDCVLPSRNARNGTLYTSLGKVNIKRAEYKEDDGPLDPNCGCYTCTRFSRAYLRHLYMARELLAYRLNTIHNLHYFLALTHGAAQAILEGNFATFKAAVEAVHAHA, from the coding sequence ATGACCACACCCGGCACCTTCCACATTCTGGCCACTGACGGCCAAGCCAGAACCGCGACCCTGGCCACGGCCCACGGAACCATCCGCACTCCGGTGTTCATGCCCGTGGGCACGGTGGGCTGCGTCAAGGCCCTGAGCCCCGACGACCTTTTGGACCTCAAAGCCCAGATCATCCTGGGCAACACCTACCACCTCTACCTCTTGCCCGGCGACGACCTGGTGGCCCGGCGCGGCGGGCTGCATGCCTTTTCCGGGTGGAACGGCCCGATCCTCACGGACAGCGGCGGGTTTCAGGTCTTCAGCCTGCAATCCCTGCGCAAAATCAGCGAGGACGGGGTGGAGTTTCGTTCCCACCGGGACGGCTCCAAGCACTTCTTTTCTCCGGAAAAGGTGGTCTCCATCCAGCGCAACCTGGGCTCGGACATCATGATGGTCCTGGACGAGTGCGTGCCCTACGGCGCGGACAAGGCCTACACGGCCAAATCCCTGGGCCTGACCACCCGCTGGGCGGCCCGTTGTCGTCAGGCCTATCCCCAAGGTTCGGGCAACCAGCTCCAATTCGGGATCGTCCAGGGCGGCTTCTTCCCGGACCTGCGCACGGAAAGCGCCCGTCAGATTTGCGACCTGCCCTTTGACGGCTTTGCCATCGGCGGACTGAGCGTGGGCGAATCAAAACCCCTGATGCTGGAGATCATGCGCCATACCGCGCCCCTGCTGCCCCCGGACAAGCCCAGATACCTGATGGGCGTGGGCACGCCCATGGACATCCTTGACGGGATCGAGGCCGGCATCGACATGTTCGACTGCGTCTTGCCCTCCCGCAACGCCCGCAACGGCACCCTGTACACCTCCCTGGGCAAGGTGAACATCAAGCGCGCCGAGTACAAGGAAGACGACGGCCCCCTGGACCCCAACTGCGGCTGTTACACCTGCACCCGATTCTCCCGGGCCTACCTGCGCCATCTGTACATGGCCCGGGAACTGCTGGCCTACCGTCTGAACACCATCCACAACCTGCACTACTTCCTGGCATTGACCCATGGCGCGGCTCAGGCCATACTTGAAGGCAATTTCGCGACCTTCAAAGCCGCAGTGGAGGCCGTTCATGCCCATGCCTGA
- a CDS encoding response regulator produces the protein MSALRVLIVEDSEDDVLLVVRALKKAGLELVYKRVETRAAMQDALEMESWDLIVSDHVMPEFDSFQALDVLKRSGLDIPFILVSGSIGEEMAVESMKAGVHDFVMKDKLARLVPAVMRELKEAANRRDKHAAHEALVTAKKAAEAANEAKSTFLANMSHEIRTPLNGIMGLLQLLQTSSLEPDQKRFVGLALSSADRLTSLLSDILDICSIDSGRMEVREDRINLRDVTDSAMDLFSLTAEEKNIRLEGRYDPSIPATLLGDAVRVRQILFNLIGNAAKFTDKGRVRVDVVPVGMSQGNRLRVLISVSDTGVGMPEDRLDDLFKPFVQLDSSITRKYQGAGLGLTIVKRLVELMGGNINVESVPGEGSTFHVLLPFTVPKDGSGDLDRPGTWPSEKKEGVSILYAEDDPANQITVRLLLERVGHHVVVAEDGQIALDLLAKNDFDCVLMDVQMPRMDGIQATKAIRNWDSLRRVKDIPIIALSAKAMPGDRESFLSAGMNDYLAKPVRIEDLEEMVRRHCSSGANS, from the coding sequence ATGTCCGCATTGCGCGTGCTGATAGTGGAAGACTCTGAAGACGACGTGCTGCTGGTTGTCCGGGCCTTGAAAAAGGCCGGGTTGGAATTGGTCTACAAGCGGGTGGAAACCAGGGCGGCCATGCAGGACGCTTTGGAGATGGAATCCTGGGACCTGATCGTGTCCGACCACGTCATGCCCGAGTTTGATTCGTTTCAGGCCCTCGACGTCCTGAAGCGCAGCGGCCTGGACATTCCCTTCATTCTGGTTTCCGGGAGCATCGGCGAGGAGATGGCCGTGGAAAGCATGAAGGCCGGGGTGCATGATTTTGTCATGAAGGACAAGCTTGCCAGGCTCGTGCCGGCGGTCATGCGGGAGCTCAAGGAGGCGGCGAATCGTCGAGACAAGCACGCCGCGCACGAAGCCTTGGTAACAGCCAAAAAGGCGGCCGAGGCCGCCAACGAGGCCAAAAGCACGTTTCTGGCCAACATGAGCCATGAGATCCGCACGCCGCTCAACGGAATCATGGGCCTGTTGCAACTTTTACAAACCTCGTCGCTGGAGCCGGATCAAAAACGTTTCGTGGGGCTGGCTTTATCCTCTGCGGACCGACTGACATCGCTGCTTTCGGACATTTTGGACATTTGCAGCATCGACTCGGGTCGGATGGAGGTTCGGGAAGACCGGATCAATCTCCGGGACGTGACGGATTCCGCCATGGACCTGTTCTCGCTGACGGCCGAAGAAAAGAACATTCGTCTGGAAGGCCGGTATGACCCGTCTATTCCGGCTACTCTGCTGGGTGACGCGGTCCGGGTGCGCCAAATTCTCTTCAACCTGATCGGCAACGCCGCGAAGTTTACGGACAAGGGCCGGGTTCGCGTGGACGTCGTACCGGTGGGGATGAGCCAGGGCAATCGACTGCGCGTACTGATCTCAGTGTCCGACACCGGAGTCGGCATGCCGGAGGACCGCCTCGACGACTTGTTCAAACCGTTCGTGCAGCTGGATTCCTCCATCACCCGCAAATACCAGGGCGCGGGGCTGGGGCTGACCATTGTCAAGCGGCTGGTGGAATTGATGGGCGGGAATATCAACGTGGAGAGCGTTCCGGGGGAAGGCTCCACCTTTCATGTGCTTCTGCCGTTCACCGTGCCCAAGGACGGTTCCGGGGATCTGGATCGTCCCGGAACATGGCCCAGCGAGAAGAAGGAGGGGGTGAGCATCCTTTATGCCGAGGACGATCCGGCGAATCAAATCACTGTGCGCTTGCTGCTGGAGCGTGTCGGACATCACGTCGTGGTGGCCGAGGATGGCCAAATAGCCTTGGATCTGTTGGCGAAAAACGATTTTGACTGCGTCCTGATGGACGTGCAAATGCCGCGAATGGACGGAATCCAGGCCACGAAAGCCATCCGGAACTGGGATAGTTTACGGCGCGTAAAGGATATTCCGATCATCGCGCTTTCCGCCAAGGCCATGCCCGGAGACAGGGAAAGCTTTCTGAGCGCGGGGATGAACGACTACCTGGCAAAACCGGTGCGGATTGAAGATCTGGAAGAGATGGTCAGACGACATTGTTCGTCTGGAGCGAATTCCTGA
- a CDS encoding response regulator: MSRKIILLVEDNPDDVLLTRRALQKNNILNELVVAEDGVEALDYLFGQGAYAGRDVRVQPQVVLLDIKLPRLDGIEVLRRIRADESTKLLPVVMLTSSSEERDRLETYSLGANSYIRKPVDFHQFIDAVRQLGLYWLVLNESPPIPKGG; encoded by the coding sequence ATGTCTCGCAAAATTATTCTTCTGGTGGAGGACAACCCCGACGATGTCCTGCTTACCCGGAGAGCGCTGCAAAAAAACAATATCTTGAACGAATTGGTGGTCGCGGAGGATGGGGTTGAGGCCTTGGACTATCTCTTCGGGCAAGGAGCGTATGCCGGGAGGGACGTGCGCGTTCAGCCGCAGGTGGTCCTTTTGGACATCAAACTCCCGCGACTGGACGGCATCGAGGTGCTGCGCCGGATTCGCGCCGACGAGTCGACGAAGTTGCTGCCCGTGGTCATGCTGACCTCTTCCAGCGAGGAGCGGGACCGGTTGGAGACGTACAGTCTCGGGGCCAACAGCTACATCCGTAAGCCAGTCGATTTTCACCAATTTATTGATGCGGTCCGTCAGCTTGGTCTGTATTGGCTGGTGTTGAATGAATCTCCCCCGATTCCAAAGGGAGGTTGA
- a CDS encoding sensor histidine kinase, translating into MPETSSQLKSYIPSRTAIAYALAGGIWIIFSDQLLALMVEDPATLIRLQTYKGWFFVLVTAILLYFALRRQVLLLEQKGRQLIHHERQFRRLVDNASLPIFIQTNGTFAYLNKQALNLYGAVSPESLLGRSVLERVHPRHHKEVLARIRLLNEEKESVPSLEQTHRRLDGGEFFVNVSAAPFQFQGSDGAVVFVQDITERKGFEEELRKLNQQLEQRVKERTARLEEVNQELEAFSYSVSHDLRAPLRGIDGFSQALLEDYHDKLDGQGRDYLDRVRKASQRMGLLIDDLLKLSRVSRAALSVTNVNLSQMAEGVLTGLAESEPERDVETVVEQDLTITADPTLIQIVLENLLDNAWKFTRYVPRPRIEFGRRMENHEQVIFLKDNGAGFDMTYAGKLFTAFQRLHSLERFPGTGIGLATTGRIIRRHGGKIWAEAEPDNGATFFFSLPDVPTAEDQIT; encoded by the coding sequence ATGCCGGAAACCAGCAGCCAGCTCAAATCGTATATTCCTTCGCGCACCGCCATTGCCTACGCCTTGGCAGGCGGAATTTGGATCATTTTTTCCGATCAGCTGCTGGCCTTGATGGTCGAGGATCCGGCCACGCTGATCCGGTTGCAAACTTATAAGGGGTGGTTTTTCGTCCTGGTCACGGCGATCCTGCTCTATTTCGCTCTCAGAAGACAGGTTCTGCTCCTGGAGCAGAAGGGCCGGCAGTTGATTCATCACGAGCGCCAATTCCGTCGCTTGGTGGACAACGCCTCTTTACCCATTTTTATTCAGACCAACGGCACATTCGCTTATCTCAACAAGCAGGCTTTGAACCTCTATGGGGCGGTTTCACCGGAAAGCCTTTTAGGGCGCTCGGTCCTGGAGCGGGTCCATCCTCGACATCACAAAGAGGTCCTGGCGCGGATACGCCTGCTCAACGAGGAAAAAGAATCCGTGCCTTCTCTTGAACAAACCCATCGCAGACTGGATGGGGGTGAGTTTTTCGTGAATGTCAGCGCTGCTCCCTTTCAGTTTCAGGGAAGTGACGGGGCCGTTGTTTTTGTTCAGGACATCACGGAAAGGAAAGGATTCGAGGAGGAACTGCGGAAGCTGAACCAACAACTGGAGCAGCGGGTCAAGGAGCGGACCGCCCGGCTGGAGGAGGTCAATCAGGAGCTGGAGGCCTTCAGCTATTCCGTGTCCCACGACCTGCGCGCTCCGTTGCGCGGCATCGACGGATTCAGCCAGGCCCTGCTGGAGGATTATCACGACAAATTGGACGGCCAGGGGCGGGACTACCTGGATCGGGTGCGCAAGGCCAGCCAGCGCATGGGGCTGCTTATCGACGATTTGCTCAAGCTGTCCCGGGTGTCGCGGGCCGCGCTTAGCGTGACGAACGTGAACCTCAGTCAAATGGCCGAAGGCGTTCTGACCGGCTTGGCGGAGTCCGAGCCGGAGCGGGACGTGGAAACCGTCGTGGAACAGGATTTGACCATCACCGCAGATCCGACCTTGATCCAGATCGTCCTGGAGAACCTTTTGGACAATGCCTGGAAGTTCACCCGATACGTCCCTCGTCCCAGGATCGAATTCGGACGGCGAATGGAGAACCATGAGCAGGTCATATTTCTCAAGGACAACGGCGCGGGGTTCGACATGACCTACGCCGGAAAATTGTTTACGGCATTCCAACGCCTGCACTCTTTGGAGCGATTTCCAGGGACGGGAATCGGTCTGGCCACCACGGGCCGGATCATCAGGCGACATGGCGGAAAAATCTGGGCCGAGGCCGAACCGGACAACGGGGCGACATTTTTCTTCAGCCTTCCGGATGTCCCGACCGCTGAGGATCAAATTACCTAA
- the nth gene encoding endonuclease III yields the protein MNKNFKLRAAQIFTLLHARYPLPVTMLDWKNPWELLVATVLAAQCTDARVNMVTPEFFRRWPGPEDLSVAPLAEVEDVVHSTGFFRQKAKNLIASAKRVLEAYSGEVPDTMTDLLTLPGVARKTANIVLSNALGRHEGIAVDTHVRRLSFRLGLTTSTNPTIIERDMMQLFPREQWGDINHLLVLHGRDTCPARKPRCPNCILTNLCPKHGLP from the coding sequence ATGAACAAAAATTTCAAACTACGCGCCGCCCAAATCTTCACCCTCCTCCACGCCCGCTACCCGCTCCCCGTGACCATGCTGGACTGGAAGAATCCTTGGGAGTTGCTGGTGGCCACGGTCTTGGCGGCTCAGTGTACGGACGCTCGGGTGAACATGGTCACGCCGGAGTTCTTCCGCCGCTGGCCGGGTCCGGAGGATCTGAGCGTCGCGCCGCTGGCCGAGGTCGAGGACGTGGTCCATTCCACGGGCTTTTTCCGCCAAAAAGCCAAAAACCTCATCGCCTCGGCCAAGCGCGTCCTCGAAGCATACAGCGGGGAAGTCCCGGACACCATGACCGACCTGCTCACCCTGCCCGGAGTGGCCCGCAAGACCGCGAACATCGTGCTGTCCAACGCCCTGGGTAGGCACGAAGGCATCGCGGTGGACACCCACGTCCGCCGCCTCTCCTTTCGCCTGGGCCTGACGACCTCCACCAATCCGACGATCATCGAACGGGATATGATGCAACTGTTTCCCCGCGAACAATGGGGCGACATCAACCATCTCCTGGTCCTCCACGGCCGGGACACCTGCCCGGCCCGCAAACCTCGCTGCCCCAACTGCATCCTCACAAACCTCTGCCCCAAACACGGACTACCCTGA
- a CDS encoding DMT family transporter, which yields MDTRQRTAYAYGLATVLLWSTVASAFKISLRHVDPIQLLCISTLISALTLLAVLTAQGRLRSLRGLSGTDLARSAILGLLNPFLYYLVLFKAYDLLPAQEAQPLNYTWAITLALLSIPLLGQRITGRDFLAMGVSYLGVLTICTRGDLFGLSFADPLGAGLALGSTVIWALYWIFNTRDAMDPVLRLFLNFAFGFAYILPVTFLFSDPLAINLPGLLGAAYVGVFEMGITFIFWLKALKLSRTTAQVGNLIYFSPFLSLIFIRIFVGEEILPSTIVGLLLIILGNVAQKRSEG from the coding sequence ATGGATACCCGACAACGCACGGCATACGCCTACGGCTTGGCCACGGTCCTGCTCTGGTCCACCGTGGCTTCGGCCTTCAAGATTTCCCTGCGCCACGTGGATCCGATCCAGTTGCTGTGCATTTCCACCCTGATTTCCGCGCTGACCCTGCTGGCGGTTCTGACCGCCCAAGGCAGACTGCGCTCCCTACGCGGCCTGTCCGGCACGGATCTGGCCCGCTCGGCCATATTGGGGCTGCTCAACCCGTTTCTCTACTACCTGGTTCTGTTCAAGGCTTACGACCTTCTCCCGGCCCAGGAGGCCCAGCCCCTGAACTACACCTGGGCCATCACCCTGGCCCTGCTCTCCATCCCCTTGCTGGGCCAGCGGATCACGGGCCGGGACTTTTTGGCCATGGGCGTGAGTTACCTGGGCGTGCTGACCATCTGCACCCGTGGCGACCTGTTCGGCCTGTCCTTCGCCGACCCGCTGGGCGCGGGGCTGGCCCTGGGCAGCACCGTGATCTGGGCCCTGTACTGGATCTTCAACACCCGGGATGCCATGGACCCGGTACTCAGGCTGTTCCTGAACTTCGCCTTTGGATTCGCCTACATCCTCCCGGTGACGTTCCTGTTCTCCGATCCCCTTGCCATCAACCTCCCCGGCCTGCTCGGCGCGGCCTACGTGGGGGTGTTCGAAATGGGGATCACCTTCATCTTCTGGCTCAAAGCCCTGAAACTCTCCCGAACCACGGCCCAGGTGGGCAATCTTATCTACTTCTCGCCATTCCTCTCGCTGATTTTTATTCGTATTTTCGTGGGAGAAGAAATCCTGCCTTCGACTATCGTCGGCCTGTTGCTCATCATTCTGGGCAACGTCGCCCAAAAGCGTTCAGAAGGATGA